Proteins encoded by one window of Glycine soja cultivar W05 chromosome 15, ASM419377v2, whole genome shotgun sequence:
- the LOC114388257 gene encoding tubulin--tyrosine ligase-like protein 12: MVPMAGTTATGSRKIETYEEFEKVHALLLAASGLPERLHRRLFEKLSCEHFDGGDHFQIEPCEEGRQRRLVLTSASMPRDSDVFLVDHAWTFRLSDAYTQLSKVPGLAERMGSLMCVDVDVDVSLDAEDEAEVNDERDVVETLESEVREAKENGDGTLRWLELEGLHIDDDMLVSLALSTRFPELVALSLLGNKLNSAEVVFQELIKLKHLKGIWLNNNPVLKNCDGELEQVILKELPELEIYNSSLTGNFGEWALGFCAGLYGKDNPGNADQTDTLLHTVSTLDLSNRNIHNLIKKAFSPICLPSLSYLNIRGNPLEQNSVGDLLDLLRRFPCLRSLEVDIPGPLGGSAIEILESLPNISELNGISASKILETGKHIIDSMLLPRLPEWTPDEPLADRIINAMWQYLMTYRLADEEKLDETSVWYVMDELGSALRHSDEPNFRVAPFLFMPEGNLASAVSFSILWPTQNVCKGDECTRDFLLGIGEDKQRSARLTAWFHTPENYFIHAYEKHHQKLLSTSLMLPTFQSSETRSIHQPGGRPLRVYTDIPHVEEYLTHPKFAITKEPKDADIIWTSVQVDEDMKKATGITDQQYINQFPFEACLVMKHHLAETIQKAHGSPQWLQPTYNLETHLSQLIGDYCVRKKEGLDNLWILKPWNMARTIDTTVTDNLPAIIRLMETGPKICQKYIEQPALFQGRKFDLRYILLVRSMHPLEIFLSDCFWVRIANNQYSLDRSSLFEYETHFTVMNYRGAINHKNASDFVREFEEEHQVKWLDIHTRVRKIIRSVFEAAAVTHPEMHSPTSRAMYGVDVMLDSSFQPKLLEVTYCPDCTRACKYDMDIVVGEGGVAKASDFFNNVFRCLFLNEISQVSPL; this comes from the exons ATGGTTCCCATGGCCGGCACCACCGCCACCGGCAGTAGAAAAATCGAAACATACGAAGAGTTTGAGAAAGTTCACGCGCTGCTCCTCGCGGCGTCGGGGCTACCGGAGCGGCTACACCGGCGCCTCTTCGAGAAGCTCTCCTGCGAGCACTTTGACGGAGGCGATCACTTCCAGATCGAGCCGTGCGAGGAGGGCCGCCAGAGGCGCCTCGTCCTCACGTCGGCGTCCATGCCGCGGGACTCCGACGTCTTCCTCGTCGACCACGCGTGGACCTTCAGACTCTCCGACGCCTACACGCAG CTAAGTAAGGTTCCGGGGTTGGCTGAGAGGATGGGGTCTTTGATGTGTGTGGATGTTGATGTCGATGTGAGTTTGGATGCTGAAGATGAAGCTGAAGTGAATGATGAACGTGATGTTGTGGAAACTTTGGAGAGTGAAGTTCGAGAGGCGAAGGAGAATGGAGATGGCACGTTGAGGTGGTTGGAGCTTGAGGGGCTTCACATTGATGATGATATGCTTGTGTCTCTCGCCTTATCAACTAGGTTTCCG GAGTTAGTGGCACTTAGCCTTCTTGGAAACAAGCTCAATAGTGCTGAAGTGGTTTTTCAAGAACTTATCAAACTTAAGCATCTTAAAGGAATCTGGCTCAACAATAACCCTGTTCTTAAAAATTG TGATGGTGAGCTTGAACAGGTGATTCTTAAGGAGTTGCCAGAACTGGAAATTTATAATTCAAGTTTAACGGGCAATTTTGGGGAGTGGGCCTTGGGCTTTTGTGCAGGGTTATATGGAAAGGATAATCCTGGAAATGCTGATCAGACTGATACTCTGCTGCACACTGTGTCTACTCTGGACCTTTCAAATAGAAACATTCACAATTTAATCAAGAAG GCATTTTCACCCATTTGTTTGCCATCTCTTTCTTACTTGAATATTCGAGGAAATCCATTGGAGCAAAACTCAGTTGGTGACTTGTTAGATCTGCTGAGGAGATTCCCTTGCTTGCGTTCATTGGAG GTGGATATTCCTGGTCCGCTTGGAGGAAGTGCCATTGAAATTCTGGAATCTCTTCCAAACATTTCTGAGCTAAATGGTATCAGTGCATCCAAAATATTGGAAACTGGAAAGCATATTATTGATTCAATGCTTCTTCCTCGTCTTCCTGAATGGACTCCTGATGAGCCTCTTGCTGATCGTATTATAAATGCGATGTGGCAATATCTAATGACATATAGACTTGCAGATGAAGAAAAGTTAGATGAAACATCTGTATG GTATGTGATGGATGAGCTAGGTTCAGCTTTGCGGCATAGTGATGAGCCAAATTTCAGAGTGGCACCATTTCTGTTCATGCCAGAGGGCAATCTAGCATCAGCTGTGAG CTTTTCTATTCTATGGCCAACACAGAATGTTTGTAAAGGTGATGAGTGCACACGTGATTTTCTTCTTGGTATTGGGGAGGATAAACAACGTTCTGCCAGGCTTACAGCCTGGTTCCACACTCCAGAGAACTATTTTATCCAT GCATATGAAAAGCACCATCAGAAATTGTTGTCCACAAGTTTAATGCTGCCCACCTTTCAGTCTTCTGAGACTAGAAGCATTCATCAACCTGGTGGGCGTCCATTACGTGTTTACACAGATATACCTCATGTAGAGGAATACTTGACTCATCCGAAGTTTGCAATCA CAAAGGAACCAAAAGATGCAGATATAATATGGACAAGTGTGCAGGTAGATGAGGATATGAAGAAGGCCACAGGAATTACAGATCAACAATACATCAATCAATTTCCTTTTGAGGCATGTCTTGTTATGAAGCATCATTTAGCAGAGACAATTCAGAAG GCACATGGATCTCCTCAATGGTTGCAGCCTACTTATAATCTTGAAACACACCTATCTCAGCTTATTGGTGACTATTGTGTACGCAAAAAGGAAGGACTAGACAATCTCTGGATCTTAAAACCCTGGAACATGGCCCGAACTATTGATACTACTGTAACCGATAATTTGCCTGCAATAATCCGGCTCATGGAAACTGGTCCCAAGATTTGCCAGAAGTATATTGAACAACCTGCTTTGTTCCAGGGGAGAAAGTTTGATCTCCGTTACATATTACTGGTTCGGAGCATGCACCCTCTGGAGATATTCCTGTCAGATTGTTTCTGG GTTAGGATTGCCAACAACCAATATTCTTTGGACAGAAGTAGTTTGTTTGAATACGAAACTCACTTCACTGTTATG AACTATCGTGGAGCAATAAATCATAAGAATGCTAGCGATTTTGTGAGGGAATTTGAGGAAGAACATCAAG TTAAATGGTTGGATATACACACAAGAGTAAGGAAAATAATTCGATCAGTGTTTGAGGCAGCTGCTGTTACTCATCCTGAGATGCATAGTCCAACATCACGGGCAATGTACGGTGTAGATGTCATGTTGGACAGCTCTTTTCAACCCAAGTTACTAGAG GTGACTTACTGCCCGGATTGTACAAGAGCTTGCAAATATGACATGGATATTGTGGTTGGCGAGGGAGGCGTTGCCAAAGCTAGTGATTTCTTCAACAATGTGTTTAGGTGTCTCTTTTTGAATGAAATTTCACAGGTTAGCCCATTGTAA